From the Theobroma cacao cultivar B97-61/B2 chromosome 2, Criollo_cocoa_genome_V2, whole genome shotgun sequence genome, one window contains:
- the LOC18608696 gene encoding uncharacterized protein LOC18608696, translating to MAERRELGLPRTSACSLKEQLARTTLNNVRSQGHTYIELREDGKRFIFFCTLCLAPCYSDSVLLDHLKGSLHSGRLAAAKVTLLGTNPWPFNDGVLFFGKLNEKEKRLAGLHGNENRLLEFHNNDDNLAIVEYVGSEVSSYRKNVNCRAGDSDLLIPGVLIKDEISDLKVRFIGFGKIAARFCKKDGVLNEISRIWCEWLGKEVPRNDDKLKVPKHGFAVVTFVYNCDLGRKGLLDDVKSLLTSGSPTGLENGESASRKRKKSFSDPEDISESLSNQYDSSGEDSSASNITSSRLALDRYDDQLLLTRFISSKAIRRELRRQQRIAAERMCDICQQKMLPEKDVATLMNLNTGKLVCSSRNVNGAFHVFHTSCLIHWILLCEVERIENHSVNPKARRRSRRKNGAKSNDVGKDGETKATGTLISSVLCPECQGTGIDVEGDELEKPDVSLSQMFRYKIKVSDARRAWMKSPEMLENCSTGFHFRSQSGEMVQEKILPLKLLHFYSADKYESGTSLVG from the exons ATGGCGGAAAGGAGGGAGTTAGGACTGCCAAGGACAAGTGCTTGTAGTTTAAAGGAACAGTTAGCAAGAACCACTCTTAACAATGTAAGATCGCAAGGGCATACATATATAGAGCTCCGTGAGGATGGGAAGCGGTTCATATTCTTCTGCACTTTGTGTCTTGCACCGTGTTATAGTGATTCAGTGTTACTTGATCATCTGAAGGGGAGCCTTCACTCGGGGAGGTTAGCTGCTGCTAAAGTTACATTGCTAGGAACTAATCCATGGCCTTTCAATGATGGTGTCCTGTTCTTTGGTAAGTTGAATGAAAAGGAGAAACGGTTAGCAGGTCTACATGGTAATGAAAATAGGTTGTTGGAGTTTCACAACAATGATGACAACCTTGCTATAGTGGAATATGTTGGCAGTGAAGTTAGTTCCTATAGAAAGAATGTGAACTGTAGAGCAGGAGATTCTGATCTGCTGATTCCAGGGGTGCTAATCAAGGATGAAATCTCAGACCTGAAAGTGAGATTTATtggttttgggaaaattgcaGCAAGGTTCTGCAAGAAGGATGGAGTCTTAAATGAGATTAGCAGAATATGGTGTGAATGGTTGGGGAAAGAGGTTCCAAGAAATGATGACAAGTTGAAGGTTCCAAAGCATGGCTTTGCTGTTGTTACTTTTGTCTATAATTGCGATCTAGGCAGAAAGGGATTGCTCGATGATGTCAAATCACTACTAACATCTGGGTCTCCCACAGGATTGGAGAATGGTGAATCTGCTAGTAGGAAAAGGAAGAAGTCATTTTCCGACCCAGAGGATATAAGTGAATCTTTGAGCAATCAGTATGATTCATCTGGGGAAGACTCTTCAGCTTCAAATATTACTTCTTCAAGGCTGGCATTAGATCGATATGATGATCAGCTTCTGCTCACAAGGTTTATATCAAGTAAGGCTATAAGGCGAGAGTTGAGGCGCCAACAACGTATAGCTGCTGAAAGAATGTGTGATATCTGTCAGCAAAAGATGCTTCCTGAGAAAGATGTAGCAACACTCATGAACTTGAATACTGGAAAACTTGTTTGCAGTAGTAGAAATGTTAATGGG GCATTCCATGTATTTCATACTTCATGCCTTATACATTGGATACTTCTTTGTGAGGTTGAGAGGATTGAGAACCATTCAGTTAATCCAAAAGCAAGACGAAGATCTAGGAGAAAAAATGGAGCCAAATCCAATGACGTGGGTAAGGATGGAGAGACTAAAGCCACAGGGACCCTGATTTCTTCTGTGCTCTGCCCAGAGTGTCAAGGTACCGGTATTGATGTTGAAGGTGATGAGCTGGAGAAGCCTGATGTCTCTCTTTCTCAG ATGTTCAGATATAAGATTAAAGTGAGTGATGCTCGTAGAGCATGGATGAAAAGTCCTGAAATGTTGGAGAATTGTTCTACAGGCTTTCATTTTCGTTCTCAATCTGGAGAGATGGTTCAG GAGAAGATATTGCCCCTAAAATTGCTGCATTTCTACAGTGCTGACAAGTATGAATCCGGCACAAGTTTAGTTGGATGA
- the LOC18608699 gene encoding E3 ubiquitin-protein ligase RMA1H1 — MAIEQYFEEAVAHNHLSGEGKTSLQKWKSSPHQVTDSDDNPSGGFDCNICLDSVQDPVVTLCGHLYCWPCIYKWLHFQTISTENQEQKQQQCPVCKAEVSHTTLVPLYGRGLTTKASRGKTPQFDVVIPKRPLAPTPNTTNSSQFAQQLHHRGYSYQPQMSYPQHGSYPASPLLSPGGMTINVLDPVTRMFGEMVYTRVFGNSITNLYTYPNSYNLAGSTSPRIRRHVMQADKSLSRISFFLFCCIILCLLLF, encoded by the coding sequence ATGGCCATTGAGCAGTACTTCGAAGAAGCTGTAGCTCATAACCATTTAAGCGGAGAAGGTAAAACTTCCTTGCAAAAGTGGAAGAGTTCTCCACATCAAGTCACAGATTCTGATGATAATCCCTCAGGTGGTTTTGACTGCAACATCTGCCTAGACTCTGTGCAGGATCCAGTGGTCACGCTATGTGGTCACCTATATTGTTGGCCCTGCATTTACAAATGGCTTCATTTTCAGACCATTTCCACTGAAAACCAAGAGCAGAAACAGCAGCAATGTCCTGTATGCAAAGCTGAAGTCTCACATACCACACTGGTGCCGCTTTATGGCAGGGGCCTGACAACTAAGGCATCAAGAGGCAAGACTCCCCAATTTGATGTAGTCATACCAAAGAGGCCTCTTGCTCCTACTCCTAACACTACCAATAGTTCGCAGTTTGCACAGCAATTACATCACCGCGGCTATTCATATCAACCACAAATGTCCTACCCTCAACATGGCAGTTATCCAGCTTCACCACTTCTTAGTCCTGGTGGCATGACGATCAATGTACTGGATCCAGTGACCCGAATGTTTGGTGAAATGGTGTACACGAGGGTATTTGGGAACTCGATTACAAATTTATATACTTATCCAAATTCATACAATCTTGCTGGGAGCACTAGTCCGAGGATCAGAAGGCACGTAATGCAAGCCGATAAGTCACTCAGCAGAATAAGTTTTTTCCTCTTCTGTTGCATAATCCTCTGTCTTCTTTTGTTCTGA